One Chiloscyllium punctatum isolate Juve2018m unplaced genomic scaffold, sChiPun1.3 scaffold_1071, whole genome shotgun sequence genomic region harbors:
- the LOC140474560 gene encoding transferrin receptor protein 2-like — protein sequence KLQGPAAPPLWEGSLPGISYRLGPALENPGDQLQVSITSRMVPTRINNVFGSIDGFSEPDRYIIFGAQRDSWGNGAAKSGVGTAILLELAQTFSQMVANGFRPRRSLLFASWDAGEFGSVGATEWLEGYLTMMHLKAAAYFSLDKAVLGTGRLHTESSPLLHNLMKTTIKQISDSLQDNWRYYKQIVSRPLELTEILQPLTMDSSAYPFTAFAGVPAMELSFRQEDNLVNPFLNTAQDTYENLRIKTKNRLQDICEGVVRIVGQIALELTFNDRLHLNYAIYSEVTLDYINQFRTFMPELKSRGLTLRWLYSARGDFLRAAERLNNLISTSAVDNEALNRMYNDKIMRVEFYFLSQYVSATDAPFRHILHGRGDHTLEALYKHFQLLKDQPSKFDEKKFRKQLALVTWTLQGAANALSGDVWNIGNNSF from the exons CAAGTTACAGGGTCCTGCGGCACCCCCACTCTGGGAGGGCAGTCTCCCTGGCATCTCCTACAGGCTGGGCCCTGCCTTGGAGAATCCTGGAGATCAGCTCCAGGTCAGCATCACCAGTCGCATGGTTCCCACGAGGATCAACAATGTCTTTGGCTCCATCGATGGCTTCTCGGAACCCG ATCGCTACATCATCTTCGGGGCTCAGCGAGATTCCTGGGGGAATGGGGCTGCAAAGTCCGGGGTGGGCACTGCTATTCTTCTCGAATTGGCCCAGACCTTTTCCCAAATGGTGGCAAACG GGTTCAGGCCGCGGAGGAGCTTGCTCTTTGCCAGCTGGGACGCAGGAGAATTCGGCAGTGTCGGCGCCACCGAGTGGCTGGAG GGTTACCTGACTATGATGCACCTCAAGGCAGCAGCTTACTTCAGTCTCGATAAAGCTGTCCTGG GGACTGGCAGACTACACACTGAGTCTAGTCCGCTCCTCCACAATCTGATGAAGACGACGATTAAGCAG ATCAGCGACTCTCTGCAAGACAATTGGCGATACTACAAACAAATTGTGAGTCGGCCTCTGGAACTCACCGAAAT CCTACAGCCCCTGACCATGGACAGCAGCGCCTACCCTTTCACTGCCTTTGCTGGTGTCCCCGCCATGGAGCTCAGTTTCCGTCAG GAAGACAACCTGGTCAATCCCTTCCTCAACACTGCACAGGACACCTACGAGAACCTGAGAATCAAGACCAAAAACAGACTGCAAGATatttgtgagggagtggtgagGATTGTTGGCCAGATAGCTCTTGAACTGACGTTCAATGACCGGCTCCATCTGAACTACGCAATCTACAGTGAGGTTACTCTGGATTACATCAACCAGTTCCGAACGTTCATGCCAGAGCTAAAG AGTCGGGGACTCACTCTCCGATGGCTGTATTCTGCCCGTGGGGATTTCCTGCGTGCGGCCGAGCGACTGAACAACCTCATCAGCACGTCAGCAGTGGACAATGAGGCCCTGAACCGCATGTACAACGATAAGAttatgagg GTGGAGTTCTACTTCCTGTCTCAGTACGTCTCTGCCACTGACGCACCTTTCCGGCACATTCTCCATGGACGGGGTGACCACACACTGGAAGCCCTTTACAAACATTTCCAGCTGCTTAAGGACCAGCCGAGCAAGTTTGACGAGAAGAAGTTCCGGAAGCAGTTGGCCCTGGTGACATGGACCCTGCAGGGAGCTGCCAACGCTCTGAGTGGAGACGTCTGGAACATTGGTAACAACAGCTTCTAG